The nucleotide window taaagatgaatcttttgaagcatttcaaaacttttgcaaaagagttcaaaatgaaaaaggttataatatcatcacagttagaagtgatcatggaggagaatttgaaaatgcatccttcaaaacattctttgatgaaaatggtattaaacataatttttcttgtgcaagaactccacaacaaaatggagttgttgaaagaaaaaatagaaccttgcaagaaatggcaagaacaatgttaaatgaatcaaatgttgaaaattacttttgggcagaagccattaacacatcttgttacattttgaatagagtttctataagaaaggttcttaacaaaaccccatatgaactctggaaaaatattaaacctagcatatcttactttcacatttttggctgctattgttacatactgaacaataaagaaaaattgggtaagtttgatcctaaatcagataaagctatctttttaggatactctacaacttctaaaggttatagagtgtacaatctaaaaacccagacagttgaaattagtatgcatatcatatttgatgaatatgatgaacattctaaacctaaagagaatgaagacactgaagtaccaacacttcagaatgttccaGTTCAAAATACTGAGAACACAGTAGAGAAggaagatgatcagaatgttcaggatcAATCTCTTCAAAGTCCACCTAGAAGCTGGAGAATGGTAGGGGATCATCCTACTGatcaaatcattggaagcacaactgatggtgtaagaaccagaatgtcctttcaagataacaacatGACAATGATCTCTCAAATGGAACCCAAGTCAATCAATGAAGCCATTATTGATGACTCTTGGATTGAGGCCATGAAGGAAGAACTCTATCAGTTTGAAAGGAACAAAGTTTGGAACTTGGTTCCAAATAATCAAGATAaaaccatcattggaacaagatgggttttcagaaacaagcttgatgaagaaggtaaagttgtcagaaacaaagcaaggttagttgctcaaggttacaaccaacaagaaggtattgactatgatgagacctttgcaccagttgcaaggttagaagccatcagaattcttcttgcttatgctgcacataaaagcattaaactttttcaaatggatgtgaaaagtgcatttttaaatggttttctaaatgaagaagtttatgtaagtcaaccacctggattcataaacaaagaaaaaccaaatcatgttttcaaattaacaaaagctctttatggtcttaaacaagctcctagagcttggtatgacagacttagtacatttttaattgaaaatggtttttcaagaggaaaaattgataccacactttttagaaaaacacataatactgacttgcttattgttcaagtatatgtggatgacatcatttttggtgctactaaaataaaaatgtgtgaataattttccaaccttatgcaaagtgaatttgagatgagcatgatgggtgaacttggttttttccttggtttacaaatcaaacaacattcaaatggaattttcataagtcaagaaaagtatgtcaaagacattcttaagaaatataaaatgaatgaggcaaaaatcatgagcacccctatgcatccatcttcaagtttagataaggatgagagtggaaaatctatttctgaaaaagaatatagaggcatgataggttcattattatatttgactgcTAGCAGACCTGACATAGTGTTTGCAGTTGGAttatgtgctagatttcaaacatgtgcaaaagaatctcacttaactgcagttaaaagaatctttagatatctagtaggtactactgatcttggcctttggtatagaaaaggttctagttttgatcttgtagcctattgtgatgctgattatgctggagacaaagtTGAAAGGAAGAGTACAAGTGGATCATGTCAATTCTTGGGACaagcattgattggatggtcttgcagaaagcaaaacaccattgcactctccacaactgaagctgagtatgtatctgcagctagttgctgctctcaaattttatgggtaagaaatcagctggaagattactctctaaggtacacaagtgttcctatttattgtgacaatacaagtgcaattaatctttctaagaatcctattcagcattctaggtctaagcatattgaaataaaacatcatttcattagagaccatgttcagaaaaagaatgttgcattaagctttgttgatactgaaaatcaattggctgacattttcacaaaaccccttgttgaggatagattcaattttcttaaagaaaaattgttaatcatgaaaaatcccaataaaGATTGATTACTGATCACTAAGGGCCTTAAACTAAACCCCTTGATGTCATCTGATACAAATCAGATAGATCCATCTCTATCTCACACTCTTCAGAATGTTCCtaagttcagaatgttcatcaggtcagaatgttcaaatgatcagaatgttcatcgCAATATTCATATGATCAGAACATTCACAAGTTTAATCATCTGAGTTTATCCATTCATGATGTTCTTGGAACTTACTTTTTGTTCTGAACCTAGATTCTGGGTCAAACAATCTCATGCGTGAGATCATGTCttgactttttcaaaaaatcccTCCATAATCTTAAGCCTTTAATGCTTGGTTATAAGAAGTCATATTTAAGGTTTAACCACCATGTAATGACTTAACCATCAAATCCATTCACCTTCCCAAACGGCTACTttttccctctctctctctctcctagGCGTGGCTTTTGGCGGTTTTCATCTTTCCCAATGCTAACTGTCATCATATCACTACTAATCCTTTTCTTTCTTGCACGTTTTGTCTATATAATCAGTTACCAACTCTGATTATTTCACTTCCATCTCATTTTCTAACCTCCCATCTCTCTCTTcgcaaaaattttaaattgctCTGCtttcattttctgaaaaaatggCTAGAACCAAAACCACCTCAAAACTTTCTGAAAAATACTCTCAACCACCACCATCCAACACCGCTGCTGATCAATCCTCTGATCAACGAGTGAATGAAACTCCTTTACGCACCATTCTTCAGGATGAAATCATTCCTGCACCCAAAACTCAAAAATCCTCAAAACCTGGATCTTCTAAATCAATTAGACCTAGAACCAACCCTACCAGACGATCAACAAGAATGAAGAAACCTTTGAAGAAACCAAAGGTATGCCACGTGAATCTAGTATctgatgaagagaagaaagattcAAGTGTTGATgaagattctgatgaagaaacAGAGGAAGACCCAGAGGTAGAGGAGGAAGAAGACTCTGAGAAAACTCTCTCTGAATTGATAAAATCAATGAGAGCATCttcaaagaaaggaaagaaggTTGCTACTCCCTCTCCTTCCAAAGAAAGTTCATCATCTCAGAAAAAGAGTGATGAAAATGGTGAAACTGAAGAAAGCTCTCCAAATGAAGAAAAGAGAGTTTCTTCAAAGAAAAGTGGAAATGGAAAGGAAATGGCCAAAGCTGCAGAAAAGATTTATCAAAGGAGAAAGAAGATTGAGACTGAAGCCTTCTCTATGTCTGAAGAGGAAGATGAATCTGAAGAGGAAAAAGGTTCATCCAAGAAGCATGGAAAAGGTAAAGACATTGCTGCCTTAAGAGCATCTAGAGCTGAGAAAATTGCTCTCAGACCTATGAGCAGAACCAAGTATTTCAACCTTGAAAGTTTGGAAACCAAGGCATGGAATATGAAGGAGTTCACTGAACCTCAAGGATGGACCAACTTCATAACCCTTCAAGAACACACCTATGAAAATTTGGTCAGAGAGTTCTACACCAACCTATCAGTTCAGGagaagaagaatggaaatgagAAGTTTCTCATCTCATCAGTCAAAGGTGTAAAGATCAAGATGACTCAGGAATTTGTCTCTGAAGCATTCAAAATTCCTAATGAAGGTAATCAGCTATACTCTAGCTTTTGGTTTGATGAGTCTAGAGTCAACCGTAACAAACTCATAGTCAAATACACCAAAGAAAATCACACCTTTAACTCCACAAACCTTGAAGATACTCCCAAAATTCTTCATAACATGATTAGGCATTGTCTTTTACCTAGATGTGGATCTTTTGAACTTGTCTCTGACATAGACCTTTGTTTCATCTAccatctcataaaaaaaattaagttaaatctgTGTTTTATCATTATTCAACACATGATTGATTCATGCTTAGCCATAAAACAAACATCTGTTGGACTACCCTATGGAATGCATCTAACTTCCATTTTTCAAAAGGCAAAAGTGCCCCTTGAAGGAGAGAAACGAAAGCTAGATTTTATGACcttttcttccaagaccttaggTCAACTCCACATTACTTCATCCAATATGCCAGCCCCCAAAACCTCTGGACCCTCTGGATCTGGTAAGAGAATttctgatcagaatgttcagaaagctgtgaagaaaagaaaagttgaagaaatcACAAATACAAAAACTCCTTCCCCACCAGCAGAAATATTGTTCTCTGAAATCTCCAAGCTTGCAAAGGAAATTATTAAAGAAGGAAGCTCTCAGTTCAAAACCTTGATTGGGGAAGATGATGCTCAGAAGGTTGATGAGGCATCTCTTCAGAGAGAAACTGAGAAGATTACGCAAGTCACTGAGGTTCACAAAGATAATCAAGCTGAGGAAAATGAAGAAATCCCTCAAGATGCTGTTCCCAACTCTGTTGATCAAGATCaaagagttgaagaaaatattgagtTTGATATTCAGAATGTTGATGAAGAAACTCAGGAAGTGGCTGAGATCTTAGCCTCAAATATGAACATTGAAGAAGAAACTCAAGACGTGGTGTTCTCAACTGGATTTGATCTCAATATTGAAGATATCAACATTAACTTCAACAGTGAAGTGTTTCAAGATGGACAAGAAACTACTCAGCAAACTCAAGAAGGTCAGAATGTTGAAATCTCTGCTGTTCAAGATGTTCAGAATGTTGAAACCTCTGCTGCTCAGAATGTTGCTGTGTCTGAAGCCcagaatgatgaagatgttcatgcCATGGCTGATCAAGACAACCAAGAGCTTGACGATCAGCATGCCTCAAATGAACTCCCTCTAGATGGCCAGCTGTCAGCTGATCCCATGCCTTTGGCTTCAGAATTTCTGCCCTCTGAGGAGGTACAGCTCATGGCCCAAAATGGTCAGAATTTTAATCCATCATCCTCCACCATGGGTTCTGTTGCAGGTGCTACCAACCTCTTGGTCTCTGATCTCCCTACTCCACCTTTCATTCCTTCATccactccaccaccaccacaaatgAGAACCACCACAACAAGCAAACTTCCAAACATGGCTGCCTTATTTGACTCTCTCAATACCTTTGTGTCTGCAAACAAAGAGCAAGCTGAAGCCTCTGGTCCTGCTGAATCTGCTAAGCCCTCAAGAGCAGAGAAGATAGCCTCAAGGGCACTTAGGGTCTCCACCAAGACCCACAAAATTGCTTGTGTGTTAGCTGATTGGACTGTCAAAGTTCAGGCTCCTGGTTTGGCTATTCCACCTCCAGTTTTTAATGACCCTTCCATCTTTGAAGCAGAACCATCTTCTGATTCTGGAGATTCCACTCCATGAATCTTTTCATAATTCCTCCCtatcctttttgcagatgacaaaagggggagaagctttaggatttCAAAGTCTTTAAGTCTTTTTAAGTTACAGGCCCTAAGTAGGTCTAGGTGATCAATTGATATTGGAATTTATAAATTCCatcttttgcttttgtttgatcacatgcactttgaatttcttttttgtttttgaaccaaaTGTATCATGTAATGTACTtcatattatattaaatgaatgaatattgattttggttcagtcttgcatatttttattttatgcaaaagattatgaaattaagggggagctttttaaaagttcttaaaaactctgcataatggattataaaaatgagggggagcaattaaaataaatttttaagctctgttatataatcaaaatccttaatcctaaatcataagtttatcatcttcaaaaagggggagattgttgaggcaaaatccctaattaattttaaagataataaacaaatatgattaaagaattaatggactttgattaattccttggtatttaacctGTGCTCTTGAGTGatttactaagacaggaacaaggtttaattataccaagaatcaagaaatcaaaggacatttgaattcatgatctaacactgaggtcagaatgttagatcagaatgttgctcgaagatcagaatgttcaagctgaGATCAGAAGGTTGTTTTTAAACAAGCCAAGAGTCTCAAGAACTTTGATcaaaggtcatgcaaggcacatatGACATGGGTATATGTCCAgaaaagtacatttgcatggatcaatcaagcaataaaggcacatacaaggattatgtcaaagaaggcattcaatgttcatttaagactatgaacattgatgtactaggaatatttcacaagggaatatcatcctagatgttattatTACTGCTCTTCAtcattgtttcactattaggatttgattacatcaaatgatagtcttacaaatcatcctaagtgaaacagatggaacattctgatgatcagaatgttcagctcagctcatgcttactttatgaacagtacagtaggtgaaaagcaaaaagcaaaagcaaagcaaaagcaaagcaaatctgtcatcttcaacaaaaGATAGACACGTTTGAGAGTTGGTAACTGTACAAGgtcaacacaatctctcaaagcatgggcatgaagatgcagaatcccacaaaatcctcctgcaccggtttcaagacaaaatctgggaaaggaacattctgatgtatgaagaaaagtccatacattagttgttgtccagaaattcatatgaaaagcatatgcattgcccagaacttcatgtgttcattcatacatgatgaacccagatgaagaacatgatgaacccagatgaagatcatcatgaacacaacaacattctgatgttcatcagagatcagaatgtttgcccagaatttcaagttaaagcttgtgggacccaggacatatggcataacaccattggacatcctacaacggctatatgagcccaaagactctataaatagagatcaaggcattagcaaaacttgcaccattgcaaagcatacaagaaaacaactctgattttgtttgaagcttttgcaaactgaaattgatcaatctctaagtctttcatcaacttagtgcaaatcaatactcttgttatctgtaggataacctcttctttcttcttccactgtttgttttacaaacacccaacttccatacaaattgtaacaaagtctcatctagcttttagaggtcctaaagtgttaggttgagcaaaggttgtaaaagtctaagtggttaacttagcaagaaggtgcaagcctgctgaggcttagagaatacaagattgtaattgttcaggtgaacaaggatTGTAAGGTGcgggacttgagaggttatctcaagcatcttagtggaaactctcacaggattgtggggagtggactagcccacattgggtgaaccactataactctttgtgtgttctttcctTCCTCtttatactcttttatttacagtatacacaacacacacctacacttatactttattaaacaattttgtttatgaacttcagaacattctgaagtcagaaagttaacataattccaagtaaacaacttgagaatcatttttaagtttcaggataatttttaaagggtcacaattcaaaccccccctttcttgtgactattttatctacttcacaTATAAGATATCAACGTCTGCTATGTGCTAAGTTGGATCCCTTTCTAAGATTTCCTGGTttgccttttcttttttatatggTTAGCAATATAAACTTCAATGACTATATCTGTAAGAATGAATGTCACATTCTCAACAATATCACAGCGAATAAAATCTCTtatgtatttttgtttcttattatttttttcaatatttgacAGAGATTTAATGAATGTAGTTCACCCCAATATCATAGCGAACAACTCTATCCATCTTCTATAAAGGGTTGTAGCGTGCGCTCCCAATCATATACTAGATGAAAGGACATATGTTAGTACAATGTTCTTGCATCGAGATCACAGACCTGACAACACAAACGGCCAGAGATTATCTAGAGCCAATAAAAAGATACAAACAGACCAATATATCTTGGAGTATAAACACTAGCAAGATGCAAAATGTTCTTACATCGGCATCACACACCTGAAAACGCATGCGAGTCTTCTAGTATTTTCTTATCAACTTATCATGCACTTGCATATTATATTTATGAGAATATAAAATAGTTAAAGGATGAGGATTCAAATTCTAATGTTGGAGAAGATATaacttttaatatattaaacattatgcaaataataaaaaagtgtgaTTGTATTGCCTTTACTCAATCAAAAATATGTTTGGATGATAAGCATAGTATGGATTCACATTGCTTTCTTAAACATTATTGACATGTTTTGATATTATGCTTAGCTTTATAATAATGTCCTAACAATTGATACACAAGATTTATGCCTAATGTGATTTACTGTTGAACATCGTTGCTTCAATAAATCGTAACTAACTAAATTGTTTCGTCAAATTAAAATGTGTTTGGAACAGTGGATTTTTGGAAGACAAGAAGAAACCAATAATCTTCTCAATGGCAAGGCTTGACAAAGTGAAAAACATTAGTGGCCTAGTCGAGTGGTTCGCGAAGAACAAGAGACTAAGAAGTTTGGTAAATCTTGTGATCGTTGGAGGATTCTTCGATCCTTCAAAATCCAAAGATAGCGAAGAAACAGAAGAAATCAAGAAAATGCATTACTTAATTGATGAAAGAATACAAACTGCAAGGTAAGTTCAGATGGATTGCGGCTCAAACTGATCAATATCGCAATGGAGAGCTTTACCGATGTATCGCGGATACAACAGGAGCTTTTGTTCAACCAGCATTGTATGAAGCTTTTGGTCTAACAGTCATTGCAGCAATGAACTGTGGATTACCAACTTTTGCAACAAACCAATCAACTTTTGGTCCAGCTGAAATCATAATTGAAGGTGTATCAGGTTTTCATATTGATCCTCATAATGGAGATGAATCAATCAACaaaatttctgaattttttgaAAAGTGCAAGACTAATCCTTAACATTGGAACATAGTCTCTAAAGCTGGTCTTCAAAGAATCAATGAATGGTAAATTTCTGATTAATTatctaatttcatttatttatcttttgatatATAGTTAAGGATATTATCGACAAAACAATAGTAAATATCAtattaaactttgaaaatgacaaataaatagtaacacgtttttttttaacaaaagtgacaattaaaaaggaacagaggtAATAACGAACATGTGCAATTTAACAAACATTCATATGGTTGGATTTCTTATCATCATTTCTTGTGTTTTCTTTGTAGCTATACATGGAAGATATATGCAAACAAAGTGTTGAATATGGGATCAATTTATGGGTTTTGGAGAAAGTTGAACAAAGAACAAAAGTTGGCAAAGGAAAGATATATCCAAATGTTTTATAATCTTCAATTTAGGAACTTTGTAAGTTTGTAAATTTGATGTTACTTTTAATAGTTTTTATCcgtttgttacaaattttaaaaaaatgtaaatatggAAAAAAAGATCTAAAAACTAATTCAAATGAGAATATGTTTTGAGTCGCTTctcttgaaaataattttttataatgattttcttttaaaaaacgatttttatttttgataaacaaacacacaaactagcttattttcttaatttttttaaaaaaaaataatctctatATTATTGAATacaaaaatcacttttgttttaaaatatataacaaatagGCCTTAAATAACTGTTGAAAAGTTATGGAAAAATTTCAATGCATTGCAGGCAAGAAAGGTACCAATTCCTAAGGAGGTATCCCAAGAATCTCAACCAATGTCAACAACTCCTACCAAAAAAGCAGAAGCAAAAGCAGAAGCTACATCCAAGGGGCATGATGCAGCACAAGAAAAAGCTGAAGTTCCTCAAACCTATTTGGCAACATTACCACCCAAAATTGAATCTCAGCCAACATCAAGGTTTATGCAAATAGCTAGTCAAACTAAAAAATGAGCTAAAAGTTACCCTAAATGAATATTTGGTTTTAATTCagcttttcatatataaaagaaaaatgacttaattacactttttgtGCAAAGTATTATGATTTTGCAATATTGGACTAACTGTCGAATATGTGTTACACATGAAGACTCGTCTCTTGTTGCATATCACATGTCAGTATTCTATAAGCCAGTTTgagtcaacaacaacaaagattCATGTTGACGAAGGCTTTTGAAGTTAAAATTCGACGACCTAGTTAGTGATTGAGGGACATGATTGTTACAAGATGGTTACTTAGAAACTTTGTTCGCTCAATTAAAACTTTGAGACCGAAATTGCATAATCGTTATATTTATGCCCTAGGGACTAtgccaaaaaaattaacatggaAGAAATTTGCatgcaaagttaataaatataaaatatatttgatatgattttaataagagagaaagttttaTCAAACTTTTTCATGTATTTGTCTTTGGATTTGCAGTGGTGAATCTTCAAGTAAGGAACTAGCTGCAAAACAAAGTGGTGATCTTTATTCTGGATTACGTTGGTTACTTCCAGGAATTGCTTTTATGTTCATAATTCATTATCTCTCTAAGTATTTGGAACATTTGTTCACAAGGGATCAATAATCTCTAAGATGAAATCACAATCATATGTGGctgtaattttagtttttacttATTTGTATCTTTACCTTCTTATTTCAACTTTATTGTAAATGATTTCAGTGTACATAATAAGTGTCATTTCAACAATACACATTTGGAATTAATTAGTGGcatttcaaatcaaaatattattacCCCCTTCACCTATTATGAGAAGATACTCATATAttagatttaaatatttttaagagtTACTATCTCCATTcctttttacttttattaattcaagaaaatattataataccttaaatatataattaattttaaatttaaaaattaattttgagtaTTAGATAAACGACACACATTTGATATTTTCTCATTCTCACAAATTAAACATTACAATAGGAGTCATGCTTTTCATCACAAACATGACCACCAACTACATCGTGGTTTATTTTTCGGAGAATACCACTTTCGAGGCGACTAAAAGTAAAGTGTATTGCCTTGTGGAAGTTACTAAGTATCGTTAATCTCAAGGGACAAACCCCATTGCGATGCATAAACCACCAATATATATATGGTGGGTGTCACAAATGTGCGTGGGTGTAAAAGGGTGTATGCCATCTCTTATAAAAAATACTTGACCATAGGAAAAAGACGTCAAAATTTGTGACATGCCCATGTGCATATATGGTGGTTGGGTGGTTGCCATGAAATGAATACAGGGTAAAATAGGAAGCAAAGAACCGTGTCCCCCCATTAAGATGATTTCTTGGGATCAAGCTTAATAAGTTATTTATTAATTagtcagtttttatttttttatagataaacaAAGTGACATGGTCTGCTTATAGGTTACAAGGTGACAaatttttaccttttttcttgtttttctttaagACATTGACATTGCTTTAAAGAAATTACATGGAAGAAGGATGAGATGGTTGCTTTACAGAAGATAGGAAATGAGAAGGAAGTTTCCCACTTGGTAAAAGTGTAAAACCAAATAAAAGCTTATTGTGGATATTAAGCTTTTTTTATGAGTTAACTAAATAGCTAGCCAGTTTAACATGGATATTAAGCTGTACATTGTTATATATGTCAGTACAGTTGGATAGCTAATTAACTATTTACAGTAATAATTGTGTGTGCAAATCCACATTCAAATAAATGGAAATACTAACTAATGCATATCTATGCTAACCTATAATCTTGTTCTTTAGATGTTTAAATGACATAGcttgcatttatttttatttcatgttaTTTAACACTGATTAATTAAGTAACAAAGTGAAAAATTACATGCAGCAGAAGAATTTATAAAAGCAGTTCAAAACTAAAACATGTTAAAAGTCTTGTAGTACAATGATATTTACTGTATACATGATTGGTCCACACGGCTATATGAGACCATTTTTCTCATAAGTTATAAAGTTACCTATCAAGGACTTTACATCACAGACCACAAAAACTTATTCATTAAATTCATATTCTGAATTCTCAAACTCTTTTTTCATCCAATTTCTCTCAATTCTTATGGCTATACAATCACCTTCCTCATCCTCTTCATTTTCCTATGGATTCACTTACCAAGTGTTCCTCAGTTTTAGGGGCATTGACACTCGCCACGGTTTTACCGGAAATCTCTACAAGGCTCTTACTGACAAGGGAATCAAAACCTTCATTGATGACAATGATCTTCAAAGAGGAGATGAAATCACACCATCCCTCC belongs to Medicago truncatula cultivar Jemalong A17 chromosome 6, MtrunA17r5.0-ANR, whole genome shotgun sequence and includes:
- the LOC112418125 gene encoding uncharacterized protein YFR016C-like encodes the protein MARTKTTSKLSEKYSQPPPSNTAADQSSDQRVNETPLRTILQDEIIPAPKTQKSSKPGSSKSIRPRTNPTRRSTRMKKPLKKPKVCHVNLVSDEEKKDSSVDEDSDEETEEDPEVEEEEDSEKTLSELIKSMRASSKKGKKVATPSPSKESSSSQKKSDENGETEESSPNEEKRVSSKKSGNGKEMAKAAEKIYQRRKKIETEAFSMSEEEDESEEEKGSSKKHGKGKDIAALRASRAEKIALRPMSRTKYFNLESLETKAWNMKEFTEPQGWTNFITLQEHTYENLVREFYTNLSVQEKKNGNEKFLISSVKGVKIKMTQEFVSEAFKIPNEAIKQTSVGLPYGMHLTSIFQKAKVPLEGEKRKLDFMTFSSKTLGQLHITSSNMPAPKTSGPSGSGKRISDQNVQKALAKEIIKEGSSQFKTLIGEDDAQKVDEASLQRETEKITQVTEVHKDNQAEENEEIPQDAVPNSVDQDQRVEENIEFDIQNVDEETQEVAEILASNMNIEEETQDVVFSTGFDLNIEDININFNSEVFQDGQETTQQTQEGQNVEISAVQDVQNVETSAAQNVAVSEAQNDEDVHAMADQDNQELDDQHASNELPLDGQLSADPMPLASEFLPSEEVQLMAQNGQNFNPSSSTMGSVAGATNLLVSDLPTPPFIPSSTPPPPQMRTTTTSKLPNMAALFDSLNTFVSANKEQAEASGPAESAKPSRAEKIASRALRVSTKTHKIACVLADWTVKVQAPGLAIPPPVFNDPSIFEAEPSSDSGDSTP